A stretch of the Chlamydia pecorum E58 genome encodes the following:
- a CDS encoding metal ABC transporter solute-binding protein, Zn/Mn family gives MNRIRRVLTMISQVLLSCLISCVASGCSFSLKQEQENKPYVLSMNRMIHDCVSRIIGDKLHAIVLIDGSLDPHAYEMVKGDEDKMALSSLIFCNGLGLEHSLSLRKHLEGNPKVVNISALLVEKGVFTPLEEDGIYDPHIWMDLGLWIEGVQEISRKLVMHFPDWEKEIIENTHKLVQEMQELDVWAEKCLQSIPEDRRYLVSGHNAFSYFTKRYLATPEEGISGAWKERCISPEGLSPEAQISIRDIMLVVDYIHKHGVEVVFPEDTLNQDALKKIVSCLGKGHTVRLAKGALYSDNVDTDYFTTFKHNVSLITKELGGIIFE, from the coding sequence ATGAATAGAATAAGACGTGTTTTAACAATGATCTCGCAGGTTTTATTGAGCTGTCTTATTAGTTGTGTTGCTTCTGGATGTTCTTTTTCTTTGAAGCAAGAACAAGAGAACAAGCCTTATGTTTTATCTATGAATAGAATGATCCATGATTGTGTTTCTCGTATCATTGGAGATAAGCTACATGCGATAGTATTAATAGATGGATCCTTAGACCCCCATGCTTATGAAATGGTTAAAGGTGATGAGGATAAAATGGCTTTAAGCTCATTAATTTTTTGTAATGGCTTGGGTTTAGAACACTCCTTAAGTTTAAGAAAGCATTTAGAGGGGAATCCTAAAGTTGTAAATATTAGTGCTCTTTTAGTGGAGAAAGGAGTGTTTACGCCTTTAGAAGAGGATGGAATTTATGATCCCCATATTTGGATGGATTTAGGACTATGGATTGAAGGCGTGCAGGAAATTTCTAGAAAACTTGTGATGCACTTTCCAGACTGGGAGAAAGAAATCATAGAAAATACCCATAAGCTTGTTCAGGAGATGCAGGAGCTAGACGTTTGGGCGGAGAAGTGTTTGCAATCTATTCCAGAAGATCGAAGATATTTGGTTTCTGGCCATAATGCATTTAGTTATTTTACAAAAAGATATCTTGCAACTCCTGAAGAGGGGATTTCTGGGGCTTGGAAAGAGCGTTGTATTTCTCCTGAGGGGTTATCTCCTGAAGCGCAAATTAGCATTCGTGACATTATGCTTGTGGTAGATTACATACATAAGCATGGGGTAGAAGTTGTTTTTCCTGAAGATACTTTAAATCAAGATGCTCTTAAAAAAATTGTTTCATGCTTAGGAAAGGGCCATACTGTGCGTTTAGCTAAAGGGGCTTTATACAGTGATAATGTAGATACAGATTATTTTACGACGTTTAAACATAATGTGAGTCTGATTACCAAAGAGCTCGGAGGAATAATTTTTGAATAA
- a CDS encoding metal ABC transporter ATP-binding protein, translating to MNKQDRIFWSVHDLCVNYENIDVLCHVSFSLKGGSLTAILGPNGAGKSTLLKASLGLIRPSFGSVRFFDKKFSKVRQRIAYMPQRASVDWEFPMTVLDLVLMGCYGYKGMWGRITADDRREAMEILEKVGLHTFADRQIGKLSGGQQQRAFLARALMQKADLYLMDELFAAIDMASFETAVNILKELRDQGKTVVVVHHDLSHIRQLFDHVILLNKRLVCWGPTQECLNSKTIFQAYGCELDLLEHSLKLSRDKHLGAY from the coding sequence TTGAATAAGCAAGATAGAATATTTTGGTCTGTACATGATCTATGCGTGAATTATGAAAATATCGATGTTCTTTGTCACGTCTCTTTTTCTTTGAAAGGAGGATCCTTAACTGCGATTTTGGGACCTAATGGAGCTGGGAAGAGTACCTTGCTAAAGGCTTCTCTGGGTTTAATCCGGCCTTCTTTTGGCTCTGTACGTTTTTTTGATAAAAAATTTTCTAAAGTACGTCAACGAATTGCATACATGCCGCAAAGAGCGAGTGTAGATTGGGAATTCCCTATGACAGTATTAGATCTTGTTTTGATGGGATGTTATGGCTACAAAGGTATGTGGGGAAGGATCACAGCAGATGATCGTAGAGAGGCTATGGAGATCTTAGAAAAGGTCGGGTTGCATACGTTTGCTGATCGTCAAATTGGGAAACTTTCTGGAGGACAGCAACAGAGAGCTTTTTTAGCTAGGGCGTTGATGCAAAAAGCAGATCTTTATCTTATGGATGAGTTATTTGCTGCTATTGATATGGCATCTTTTGAAACCGCCGTGAATATTTTAAAAGAGCTAAGAGATCAGGGGAAGACTGTTGTTGTTGTCCATCATGATCTTAGTCATATCCGTCAGCTTTTTGATCATGTGATTTTATTGAACAAGCGTTTAGTGTGTTGGGGCCCTACGCAGGAGTGTTTAAATAGTAAAACGATTTTTCAAGCTTATGGTTGTGAACTTGACTTGTTAGAGCACTCCTTAAAGCTATCTAGAGATAAGCATTTAGGAGCTTATTAG
- a CDS encoding DUF1389 domain-containing protein: MNPSSAISHSTLHTLESLDRKSPRSISVIVAIASAAILILTGFILLVTCSSPVAYGLGGIFVLAAGAIIATALIAKLIFVKQPQIPEGIFKVIKNTYPYTFYNFVVEQRLTIQELKAVIVALNSRVSLESLPSSLYQKVIKYGEEKLLGYEHLPDLDSLLLKHCPMHWLYRFVDLGKSCPWDETHKSILQKAYSILGPIARTSGSISVFNPLTYAICASMSQQDLSSLKELAMTGNWDKEEVREIRARLYNEVKASWIAKVENNPLYIKRMSRVFDCSTQVGFDRYLLLFSLHNLTWEQVELIRMLSYEEWLWFCSLEFSGQERREFFQIASLGGFLYNYDVLDDLSIDYKLNFALLLREEIQNIDAKRKKEPQKQRQALPDVLGKLLPRTYSLFAKAYLSTDFTLYKAMQQAMQRLPKFAYSEVTGKRTQKIRK; encoded by the coding sequence GTGAATCCATCATCAGCTATTTCACATTCAACCTTACATACGTTAGAGTCTTTAGATAGGAAGTCCCCTAGAAGCATTAGTGTTATTGTAGCGATTGCTTCTGCAGCGATATTAATTCTTACTGGCTTTATTTTGCTTGTTACCTGTTCTTCTCCTGTTGCCTATGGCTTAGGTGGAATATTTGTATTAGCAGCTGGAGCTATTATCGCAACAGCTTTAATAGCAAAACTTATTTTTGTTAAGCAACCTCAGATTCCCGAGGGCATTTTCAAAGTTATAAAAAATACATATCCGTATACGTTTTATAACTTTGTTGTAGAACAACGTTTAACTATTCAAGAACTTAAAGCAGTCATTGTGGCTTTAAATTCTCGTGTATCCTTAGAGTCCTTGCCGAGTTCTCTATACCAAAAGGTCATCAAATATGGAGAAGAGAAGTTACTTGGCTATGAGCACTTACCAGATCTTGATAGTTTGTTACTAAAGCATTGTCCTATGCACTGGTTGTATCGATTTGTAGATCTCGGTAAGAGTTGCCCTTGGGACGAAACTCACAAGTCTATTTTACAGAAGGCATATAGTATTTTAGGACCTATAGCACGTACTTCTGGCTCCATTTCAGTTTTCAACCCTTTGACTTATGCTATTTGTGCTTCTATGTCACAGCAAGATCTTAGCAGTTTAAAAGAGCTCGCCATGACGGGAAATTGGGATAAGGAGGAGGTAAGAGAAATTCGAGCAAGGCTTTATAATGAAGTTAAGGCTTCTTGGATCGCTAAGGTAGAGAACAATCCTCTATATATTAAGAGGATGTCTCGAGTGTTTGATTGCTCTACGCAAGTAGGTTTTGATCGTTATCTTCTTTTATTTTCTTTGCATAATTTGACTTGGGAGCAGGTAGAATTAATTCGTATGCTAAGTTATGAAGAGTGGCTATGGTTCTGTTCTTTAGAATTTAGTGGGCAAGAAAGGAGAGAATTTTTTCAAATCGCTAGCTTGGGCGGGTTTTTATATAACTATGATGTTTTAGATGACCTCAGTATAGATTATAAGCTGAACTTTGCTTTGCTTTTAAGAGAAGAGATTCAAAATATAGATGCTAAAAGGAAAAAAGAGCCTCAAAAGCAAAGGCAAGCTTTACCAGATGTTTTAGGTAAGCTACTTCCAAGAACATACTCTCTTTTTGCAAAAGCTTATTTAAGCACAGACTTTACCTTGTATAAAGCTATGCAACAAGCAATGCAGCGATTACCAAAATTTGCTTATAGCGAAGTTACTGGGAAAAGAACTCAAAAAATACGAAAATAA
- the npt1 gene encoding NTP/NDP exchange transporter Npt1: protein MTQTANKPFGKLRSFLWPIHMHELKKVLPMFLMFFCIAFNYTVLRDTKDTLIVTAPGSGAEAIPFIKFWLVVPCAVVFMLIYAKLSNILSKQALFYTIITPFLVFFALFPTVIYPLRDVLHPTVFADRLQSILPQGLLGVVAILRNWTFAAFYVLAELWGSVMLSLMFWGFANEITKISEAKRFYALFGVGANVALLASGRAIIWASRLRASAGEGVDPWGLSLYLLMSMTIVSGVVIMLSYWWMNRFVLTDPRFYNPEDLKKAKSSKPKMNMKDSFMYLLRSPYMLLLALLVISYGVCINLVEVTWKSQLKLQYPNANDYSEFMGNFSFWTGVVSVFVMVFIGGNVIRKFGWLTGALVTPVMVLLTGVVFFSLVIFRDKASGLVAMFGTTPLMLAVIVGAIQNILSKSTKYALFDATKEMAYIPLDQEQKVKGKAAIDVVAARFGKSGGALIQQGLLVVCGSIGAMTPHLAIILFLIIAVWLVSATKLNKLFLAALKDKESQAPEEAPAAPVAIKEAPADGSEGMAMEKASS from the coding sequence ATGACACAAACAGCGAACAAACCTTTTGGAAAATTGCGATCCTTCTTATGGCCCATACATATGCATGAGTTGAAGAAGGTCTTGCCAATGTTCCTTATGTTCTTCTGTATCGCATTTAACTATACTGTGCTACGCGATACAAAGGATACTCTTATCGTAACAGCCCCAGGCTCTGGTGCAGAAGCGATTCCTTTTATTAAGTTTTGGCTTGTTGTTCCTTGTGCTGTTGTTTTCATGTTAATCTATGCAAAACTTAGTAATATATTGAGTAAGCAGGCATTATTTTACACCATTATCACTCCCTTCCTTGTATTTTTTGCCCTCTTTCCTACAGTAATCTATCCTCTACGAGATGTCCTACACCCAACAGTTTTTGCTGACCGTCTGCAGTCAATCTTGCCTCAAGGTTTACTCGGGGTTGTTGCGATCCTCAGAAACTGGACTTTTGCGGCCTTTTATGTTTTAGCAGAACTTTGGGGAAGCGTAATGTTATCTCTCATGTTCTGGGGATTTGCTAATGAAATCACTAAAATTAGTGAAGCCAAGCGTTTCTATGCTCTTTTCGGAGTTGGAGCTAATGTAGCTCTTTTAGCCTCTGGTCGAGCAATTATTTGGGCCTCCAGACTCCGAGCATCCGCTGGAGAAGGAGTGGATCCATGGGGACTTTCTCTCTACCTCTTAATGAGCATGACTATTGTTTCTGGCGTAGTTATTATGCTGAGCTATTGGTGGATGAATAGATTTGTTCTCACTGATCCAAGATTCTACAATCCTGAAGATCTTAAAAAAGCTAAGTCTTCCAAGCCTAAGATGAACATGAAAGATAGCTTTATGTATCTGTTAAGGTCTCCTTACATGCTTCTCTTAGCTCTCTTAGTAATTTCCTATGGCGTGTGCATTAACCTAGTTGAAGTAACTTGGAAAAGCCAATTAAAGCTTCAATATCCTAATGCTAATGATTATAGCGAGTTCATGGGGAACTTTTCTTTCTGGACTGGTGTAGTTTCTGTTTTTGTAATGGTCTTTATTGGTGGAAACGTTATCCGTAAGTTTGGCTGGCTCACAGGGGCTCTTGTCACTCCAGTAATGGTCTTGCTTACAGGCGTGGTTTTCTTTTCTTTAGTTATTTTCCGAGACAAAGCTTCAGGCTTAGTTGCAATGTTTGGAACAACTCCTTTAATGCTCGCAGTTATTGTTGGAGCGATCCAAAACATTCTTTCCAAGTCCACAAAATATGCCCTATTTGATGCGACAAAAGAAATGGCGTATATCCCCTTAGATCAAGAGCAAAAAGTTAAGGGTAAGGCTGCGATTGACGTTGTGGCTGCTCGCTTTGGAAAATCTGGAGGTGCGCTTATCCAACAAGGCCTTTTGGTTGTCTGTGGTAGCATTGGAGCAATGACTCCCCACTTAGCAATTATCTTATTCTTGATTATTGCAGTTTGGTTAGTCTCTGCGACAAAACTTAATAAACTCTTCCTTGCGGCTCTTAAAGATAAAGAATCTCAAGCTCCGGAAGAAGCCCCAGCTGCTCCTGTAGCTATAAAAGAGGCTCCAGCAGATGGAAGCGAAGGCATGGCGATGGAGAAAGCATCTTCTTAA
- the dxr gene encoding 1-deoxy-D-xylulose-5-phosphate reductoisomerase, translating to MKYLAVLGSTGSIGKQTLDIVRRFPEKFKIVALASYGNTPEIFFQQLEEFSPKIASVYDQEVYALAKQKFPHVEMHLGEEGLTAVATEESVDYVVAASSGICALPAIIEAIKQKKTLGLANKEVLVCAGELISNLAKQYDTKILPIDSEHNALFQCLESRDPQSVKRLILTASGGPFFGKSRDELMKVTIQDVLQHPIWCMGKKVTVDSSTFVNKALELIEASWLFGFKDSEIDAVVHPQSLIHGMVEFHDGSVISIMNPPSMLFPIQYALSVPDRLPAPQEGIDFAKKHVLEFYPVDEETFPSIRMARRVLREKGSLGSFFNAANEVLVHRFLSKQIFWHEILQKLEVLMDAHRVYDCSTLESILATDEEARALAQGI from the coding sequence TTGAAATATTTAGCTGTTTTAGGTTCGACTGGGAGCATTGGTAAGCAAACATTAGATATCGTCAGGCGTTTTCCTGAGAAGTTTAAAATTGTTGCTTTGGCTTCTTATGGCAACACTCCAGAGATCTTTTTCCAACAGTTAGAGGAGTTTTCTCCGAAGATTGCCTCTGTGTATGATCAGGAGGTATACGCTCTTGCAAAGCAAAAGTTTCCTCATGTGGAGATGCATTTAGGTGAAGAGGGATTAACAGCTGTAGCTACAGAAGAGAGTGTGGATTATGTTGTAGCAGCATCTTCAGGGATTTGTGCTTTGCCTGCAATTATTGAAGCGATCAAACAGAAGAAAACGCTAGGGTTAGCAAACAAAGAAGTTTTAGTATGTGCTGGAGAGCTGATTTCTAATTTAGCAAAGCAGTATGACACGAAGATTTTGCCTATAGATAGTGAGCACAATGCGTTATTTCAATGTTTAGAGTCTCGAGATCCTCAAAGCGTGAAGAGGTTAATTCTTACAGCTTCTGGGGGGCCATTTTTTGGAAAATCTAGAGATGAGCTCATGAAAGTTACGATCCAGGATGTGTTGCAGCACCCCATATGGTGTATGGGGAAAAAGGTTACTGTAGATTCTTCAACATTTGTAAACAAGGCTTTGGAGCTTATAGAGGCATCTTGGTTATTTGGATTTAAAGATTCCGAAATAGATGCTGTTGTTCATCCGCAAAGTTTGATTCATGGTATGGTGGAATTTCATGATGGGAGTGTAATTTCCATTATGAATCCTCCGAGTATGCTCTTTCCTATCCAATATGCATTATCTGTTCCAGACAGGCTTCCAGCTCCTCAGGAGGGGATAGATTTTGCTAAAAAACATGTGTTAGAATTTTATCCTGTAGATGAAGAGACGTTTCCAAGTATTCGCATGGCACGTCGGGTGCTGAGGGAAAAAGGTTCTTTAGGGAGCTTCTTTAATGCTGCGAATGAAGTTTTAGTGCATCGCTTTCTTTCAAAGCAGATTTTTTGGCATGAGATTTTGCAGAAACTCGAGGTACTCATGGATGCGCACCGTGTATACGACTGTTCAACATTAGAGAGTATCTTAGCTACAGATGAAGAAGCTCGTGCTCTTGCTCAAGGTATATAG
- a CDS encoding iron chelate uptake ABC transporter family permease subunit, with protein sequence MPTCIFSNAIFLSSFIAVVWICMTTALWGGILLVNRQLLLSESLSHASYPGLLFGALLSQWASSFFNSTLVIIICGCLAAILGYSTIFFLEKTLRMHKDAALCFVLVVFFAIGVILASYVKDSSPILYNRINAYLYGQAATLGFTEAIVAIFVFFLSLGTLWWFYHQVIVTIFDKDYAKTCGLNTFLADVVILIFVALVIVSGVRSVGIVLISAMFVGPSLAARQLSDRLSSILMLSTCFGGVCGAVGCYVSVAMTCSTTIGQKYLEVTLPTGPLVVICAGGIACLAFLFSPKSGWVVRSFRKIRFRFLKHQEHLLKVFWYLFEDGHENIGEGDFVCCYKYQEYFGPKPFPKWRIWLLQVQKLVEYKNYRYQLTEKGKFTAAKLVRAHRLWESYLVHSLDFNETQVHNFAEEVEHVLTDELDSELTERLRDPSYDPHNQIIPEFKREKE encoded by the coding sequence ATGCCAACATGTATTTTTTCTAATGCGATTTTTTTATCTAGCTTTATTGCTGTCGTTTGGATTTGTATGACGACGGCTTTATGGGGAGGGATTCTTTTAGTCAACCGCCAGCTTCTTTTAAGTGAGAGTCTATCTCATGCTTCTTATCCAGGGCTACTCTTTGGTGCCCTACTTTCTCAGTGGGCTTCGAGCTTTTTTAATAGCACCTTAGTCATTATTATTTGCGGTTGTCTTGCTGCAATTTTAGGCTATAGTACGATTTTTTTTTTAGAGAAAACCCTAAGAATGCATAAAGATGCTGCTTTATGTTTTGTTCTTGTGGTGTTTTTCGCTATTGGAGTCATTTTGGCAAGCTATGTCAAAGATAGCAGTCCAATTTTGTATAATCGTATAAATGCATATTTATATGGGCAGGCAGCTACTTTAGGATTCACTGAGGCTATAGTTGCTATATTTGTATTTTTTCTGTCCTTGGGGACTCTTTGGTGGTTTTATCATCAGGTGATCGTGACCATTTTTGATAAGGATTATGCTAAGACTTGTGGATTAAATACATTTTTAGCTGATGTTGTAATTTTAATATTTGTAGCTTTGGTAATTGTTAGTGGAGTACGTAGTGTAGGGATTGTTTTGATCTCAGCGATGTTTGTCGGACCCTCTTTAGCAGCACGTCAGCTTTCAGATCGGTTAAGCTCGATTCTTATGCTCTCTACTTGTTTTGGCGGAGTATGTGGTGCAGTAGGATGTTATGTTTCTGTAGCAATGACATGTTCGACAACTATAGGACAAAAGTACTTAGAAGTTACCTTGCCTACGGGGCCTCTTGTAGTGATTTGTGCTGGGGGAATTGCGTGTTTGGCGTTTTTATTTTCTCCAAAATCTGGTTGGGTAGTGCGTTCCTTTCGAAAGATCCGCTTTCGCTTTCTTAAGCATCAAGAACATCTTTTGAAAGTTTTTTGGTATTTATTTGAAGATGGTCATGAGAATATTGGGGAGGGAGATTTCGTCTGTTGTTATAAGTATCAAGAGTATTTTGGGCCAAAGCCCTTTCCTAAATGGAGAATATGGCTATTACAAGTTCAGAAGCTTGTGGAATATAAGAACTACCGCTATCAGCTTACAGAAAAAGGGAAGTTTACTGCGGCAAAGTTAGTTAGGGCCCATAGATTATGGGAATCCTATCTTGTGCATTCCTTAGATTTTAATGAAACACAAGTACATAATTTTGCTGAAGAAGTTGAGCATGTCCTGACAGATGAGTTAGATAGTGAACTTACAGAGAGATTGCGAGATCCTAGTTACGATCCTCATAATCAGATAATTCCTGAATTTAAAAGGGAGAAGGAGTAG
- a CDS encoding metal ABC transporter permease has translation MALSPYYGASFLEFFIIFFSRMFSGKLFGEHLYIDDIQVIVFLVIACSGALGGTFLVLKKMAMYAHAVSHTVLFGLVCICLFSHQLMTLSLSALTLSAVVTALLTGFLIYFVRNTFRVSEESSTALVFSLLFSLSLVLLVFMTKNAHIGTELVLGNADSLTKEDIFPVCAVLFMNIIIILGTLRSLTCVSFDSVFSTTIGIPVKIVDYLIVFQLSLCLVGAFKAVGVLMALAFLLIPGLIAKILSQSILGMMGWSLVFSITTAFLSPALSRSILSSFGVGLSTSGIAVLLLSLMYALVQTLLHGKIFVKKLLRKPHE, from the coding sequence ATGGCTCTTTCGCCATATTATGGAGCATCATTTTTAGAGTTTTTTATCATTTTCTTTTCTAGGATGTTTTCGGGAAAGCTTTTTGGGGAACACCTGTACATTGATGATATTCAAGTGATAGTCTTTCTTGTAATTGCCTGTTCAGGAGCTCTTGGAGGCACTTTTTTAGTCTTAAAAAAAATGGCAATGTATGCCCATGCAGTCTCTCACACGGTCCTGTTTGGATTGGTGTGCATCTGTTTGTTTTCTCATCAATTAATGACGTTATCGTTAAGTGCACTTACCCTTTCAGCTGTTGTTACAGCATTATTAACAGGATTTTTAATCTATTTTGTTCGGAATACTTTTAGAGTTTCTGAAGAAAGTAGTACTGCTTTAGTTTTTTCGCTATTATTTTCTTTAAGCCTAGTGCTTCTAGTCTTTATGACGAAGAATGCCCATATAGGAACAGAGTTAGTTTTAGGGAATGCAGACTCTTTAACGAAAGAGGATATTTTTCCAGTTTGTGCTGTTCTCTTTATGAATATCATTATTATTTTAGGCACACTCCGAAGCTTAACCTGCGTCTCATTTGATTCTGTATTCTCTACCACTATAGGGATCCCTGTAAAGATTGTTGATTATCTTATCGTCTTTCAGCTTTCCTTGTGCCTTGTTGGAGCGTTTAAAGCAGTAGGTGTACTTATGGCTTTGGCATTTTTATTAATCCCAGGCTTAATTGCAAAAATCTTGTCCCAATCAATACTTGGCATGATGGGGTGGTCATTGGTCTTTAGTATAACGACAGCTTTTCTTTCTCCAGCACTCTCAAGATCTATTTTGAGCTCTTTCGGTGTAGGGTTGTCTACCTCTGGAATTGCCGTGCTTTTATTGTCGTTAATGTATGCTCTTGTGCAAACTTTGCTTCATGGAAAAATTTTTGTTAAAAAATTATTAAGAAAGCCACATGAATAG
- a CDS encoding site-2 protease family protein, whose protein sequence is MTIIYFILAALVLGVLVLIHELGHLLAAKAVGMDVEAFSIGFGPALFKKVVGGMEYRVGTIPFGGYVRIKGMERKGKDAQGQAVSVYDIPRGFFSRAPWKRIIVLIAGPLANILLAAVAFGALYLSGGRSKNFGECTKLVGWAHPILQDKGLQVGDQISLCNGKPYMGDKEIVAEALLEGKLALDVFRPSYLFAPEEHLSLEAEFDPSREGVPCIGASYLLFRGNAPMSERSPLSHAGLKEGDRLVWMDGELLFSSVQVSQLLNEAYAFIKVFREGKELFIRQPRVLASTLYFVPYVRNEFMDTQYEAGLKGKWTSLYTLPYIINSYGYVEGELSPIDPESPLPQLKEKLHLGDQILAVDGTPVSSSADILRLVQTHRVSLVIQHLDPQELTEEPASLADARFISSFPPEDLLKITQSIGRSSPIRSLGQYRLLDPIQPQSWVYVYSEESLNRQRELAKRVKNREKQRYYLERLEIEKEKLSLGVPLKDLTVKYNPTPSVLIAKTVKDSFATLKALVCGRLSPQWLSGPVGIVQVLHSGWSVGFSEVLFWIGLISMNLAVLNLLPVPALDGGYILLSLWEMVTRKRLNMGVVEKIIVPFMILLILLFIFLTLQDLLRFIG, encoded by the coding sequence ATGACGATAATTTATTTTATTCTTGCAGCCTTAGTTTTGGGAGTTCTAGTGTTGATTCATGAGCTAGGGCATTTATTAGCAGCAAAAGCTGTCGGCATGGATGTCGAAGCTTTTAGTATCGGTTTTGGTCCTGCTTTATTTAAAAAAGTGGTTGGCGGGATGGAGTACCGTGTAGGCACAATTCCTTTTGGAGGCTATGTCCGTATTAAGGGGATGGAGCGTAAGGGGAAAGATGCCCAAGGTCAGGCTGTATCTGTGTATGATATTCCTCGAGGTTTTTTTTCCCGAGCACCCTGGAAAAGAATTATAGTTCTTATTGCGGGTCCATTAGCGAATATCTTATTAGCAGCAGTGGCTTTTGGAGCATTATATCTTTCAGGAGGAAGAAGTAAGAATTTTGGGGAGTGTACTAAGCTTGTTGGTTGGGCGCACCCTATTTTACAAGATAAGGGATTGCAAGTCGGAGATCAAATCTCCCTGTGCAATGGAAAACCTTATATGGGCGATAAAGAGATCGTTGCTGAGGCTCTTCTTGAAGGAAAGTTAGCTTTGGATGTATTTCGCCCTAGTTATTTATTTGCTCCTGAAGAACACCTTTCTTTGGAGGCGGAGTTTGATCCTAGTAGGGAAGGGGTGCCTTGTATTGGAGCAAGCTACCTTTTATTCCGGGGAAATGCTCCGATGTCTGAGCGCTCTCCCTTGAGCCATGCGGGTTTAAAAGAAGGAGACCGCTTGGTTTGGATGGATGGGGAGCTATTATTTTCTTCTGTTCAAGTATCACAGCTTCTTAATGAAGCATATGCTTTTATTAAGGTCTTTCGAGAGGGGAAAGAACTCTTTATTCGCCAGCCTCGAGTATTGGCGAGTACGTTATATTTCGTTCCTTATGTGCGCAATGAGTTTATGGATACGCAATATGAAGCTGGCTTAAAAGGAAAATGGACGTCTTTGTATACGCTTCCTTATATAATTAATAGTTATGGCTATGTAGAAGGAGAACTCTCTCCTATAGATCCAGAATCTCCATTACCTCAGCTTAAGGAAAAACTTCACTTGGGAGATCAGATTTTAGCTGTTGATGGCACGCCTGTTTCTAGTAGTGCGGATATTTTAAGGTTAGTACAGACACATAGAGTGTCTCTAGTTATTCAGCATTTAGATCCTCAAGAGCTTACTGAAGAGCCAGCGTCTTTAGCTGATGCGCGCTTCATTTCATCTTTTCCCCCTGAAGATCTGTTAAAGATTACTCAAAGTATTGGTAGATCTTCTCCGATTCGTTCTTTGGGACAATATCGTTTGTTAGATCCAATTCAGCCACAATCTTGGGTGTATGTTTATTCTGAAGAGAGTTTAAATCGGCAAAGGGAATTAGCTAAGAGGGTCAAAAATCGAGAAAAGCAACGTTATTATCTTGAGCGCCTTGAAATTGAAAAGGAAAAGTTATCGTTAGGAGTTCCCCTTAAGGACTTGACGGTTAAGTACAACCCTACTCCTAGTGTTTTGATTGCCAAAACAGTAAAGGATAGTTTTGCTACGTTGAAAGCTTTAGTTTGCGGTCGTTTAAGCCCACAATGGCTATCAGGTCCTGTTGGTATTGTTCAGGTTCTCCATTCTGGTTGGTCTGTAGGCTTTTCAGAAGTCTTATTTTGGATAGGACTGATCAGCATGAACTTAGCAGTATTAAACCTTTTACCTGTGCCAGCATTAGATGGCGGCTATATTCTTCTGAGTCTTTGGGAAATGGTTACTCGTAAGCGTTTAAATATGGGAGTTGTAGAGAAGATCATTGTTCCTTTTATGATTCTCTTGATTCTTTTGTTTATCTTCTTGACTTTACAGGATTTACTTCGCTTTATTGGTTAA